GAGCTCGCCCCAGCTGACCTTCCAGGGGGACGAGAAGCACCTTGTGCTGCGCGGGCAGGTCGGCATCCCGGAGATGCACGTCCTCGGTCCCCCGCCGCACCAGGCGGTATCGGAGAGCAGGGACGTAATCATCGAAGGGGTCCCTGAAGAGGGTAAGCGCACCTTCCCTGTCGACCTCGACGTGAGGGTGCGGGTCGTCCTCGGTGAGAAGGTGGAGGTGAAGACGGAGGGGATCGACGCGCAGCTCGGCGGCGGCATGGAGATATTCTTCACCAGCCTGGACAAGATCCGGAGCAGCGGGGAGATCAACGTGGTGAAAGGGCGCTACCGCGCCTACGGCCTCGACCTCGACATCGTGCGGGGGCGCATCTACTATGCCGGAGGGCCGATCGACCAGCCGACCCTCGACATACTGGCGCTGCGCACCATCAGCGACGTGAAGGCGGGGGTGACGGTCGGGGGGATTCTGCAGGAGCCGGTAGTGAAGCTCTATTCCGAGCCTGCCATGCCGGACGTGGACATCCTCGCCTACATGGTCATCGGGCACCCGCTCGGCACGAGCAGCGCAGAGCAGGGGAGTCTGGTCGCCCAGGCGGCCGGGGTCCTTTTTTCCACCGGGCAGTCGTCGTCGTTGCAGGAGCAGATCAAGAGCAGGCTCGGGCTGAGTACTCTCGAGCTGCAGACGGCCTCGCCGGAGACGACGGGAAGGATGGGGTACAAGGAGATTGCCGTTACCCCGACCGGAGCGCCCAGCAAGACGGCCCCCGCCACCCAGTCGATGCTGACGGTAGGGAAATACCTGACGCCAAAGCTCTACTTCAGCTACGGCCGCTCCCTCTTCACCGGAAGCAGTCTTTTCATGCTGCGCTACGATATCTCCAAACACTGGCAGATCGAGAGCCAGACCGGCACAGAGAGCGGCCTCGACATCTATTACAAGATACAATTCAAGTAGTGAAGCAAACTGCGCCCCCCTTCGGCGCGTGCGGGGCACGACCCGCCCCCGGAAAGGGAGGGAGTTTGCGACCGCAGAGGGAAGGAAATGAGAACCCGCGCGCTGAAACTCCTTGTAATGCTGCTGACTCTTTGCTGCGCTTCCGTCGCCGACGCAGCGAAGATGAAGGTGAAGTCGCTGTGCGACATCTACTACCCGAGCGACACCCGGATTCCGTGGGAGTGCGTCGAACTGCAGGAGGGGGATACCCCCAACATGATCTTTGGTCGGTACTGGCGCGACGGACTTCATTTCAACCGCATGGACCGGCGCCATTTCGGAGCCGGGGTGTCTGTGAAAGTTCCGCTAAAGATGGAACAGCTGCGCGGCTTCACACCGCTGCCGGCGACCTACCCGAGCGCCGCCCGGGAGGCGAAGTTCATACTGGTGGACCAGACAGAGGGTTATCTCGGGGCGTATGAAAACGGGAAGCTCGTCTTTTCCACCCCCGTTGCCGTCGGGATAGAGGGGTATCCCACCCCGACCGGCACCTTTCAGGTAGATGCGGCAAACCGGACGCACTCCTCAAACCTTTACCCGGTGGAGGGGACGGATCGTCCGTACCCGATGCATTACGCGCTGCGGTTCTTCCAGGACAAACGGGAGGAGAGGTGGCCCGCCTACTGGATCCACGGCCGCGACGTCCCGGGCTATCCCGACTCCCACGGCTGCGTAGGGCTTTACGACGAGGAGATGCAGAAGGAGTACTTCAAGAGTCCGCGAAAACCCCTTCTAAAGGACGCGAAGTGGCTCTACCAATGGGTGACCGGGGAGCGGGCGAAGGTGAAGAGCTTCCAGAAGGTGGAGAACGGCCCGAAGGTGCAGATTGTGGGGACTCCCCCGGGGGTGAAGGTGACGCCGGGGGGGCGGCCGGTGGGCGCCCCCGGTCCGTAAGCGTCGCTGGTTAAAAATGTTTTTTTTGACTTTGCATCTGCAGGTGAGCTAAACAGGGTGTGCAGAACCAGCATAAGATAGACGACAATACTAAACCATTCGCGAGAATGGGACGGAAAGCCTAGGGTCTCACGAAGACAGCCGGGTCGCCGAAATATCGAACAGAAGATATTAAGGCCCCGGCTTTTTTGCGTCCGGAACCCAAGAGGGGGGTCAGGTCTTGAAATATCAGTTATTAAAGAAGGCGGAGCGGTCGTTGGCGCGACTCTTTGCGTAAGGCACTGTATTATCACCTTT
The DNA window shown above is from Geomonas sp. RF6 and carries:
- a CDS encoding L,D-transpeptidase translates to MRTRALKLLVMLLTLCCASVADAAKMKVKSLCDIYYPSDTRIPWECVELQEGDTPNMIFGRYWRDGLHFNRMDRRHFGAGVSVKVPLKMEQLRGFTPLPATYPSAAREAKFILVDQTEGYLGAYENGKLVFSTPVAVGIEGYPTPTGTFQVDAANRTHSSNLYPVEGTDRPYPMHYALRFFQDKREERWPAYWIHGRDVPGYPDSHGCVGLYDEEMQKEYFKSPRKPLLKDAKWLYQWVTGERAKVKSFQKVENGPKVQIVGTPPGVKVTPGGRPVGAPGP